The Solicola gregarius DNA window CTCCCTCGACGTGTACGTGATCCCGCGCGGCACGGCCCGCGAGCGGATCGGTGTGGTGCGCCGGGTCCGCGACGGGTCGTTCGTCGACCACGACCACGTCATCCACGTGACAACCGCACGCATCCGCCTGCGCGCCGACCCGGAGCAGCCGATAAACCTCGACGGGGAGGTCGTCGCCTCGACCCCGCAGGAGTTCGTCGTGCACCGGAACGCACTCGACGTGCTCGTACCCGAGGACTCGACCGCGGCAGCGCACGACGGCTGACTTTAGGTGAACCGCCGGCGGCCGAGGTCTGACCTTCCGTCGAGGTGCGCTAGACGATCGGCCGACGCCGGCGGGTGCGGTGCACGCGCACACTCGTACGAACACGACGGGGAGGGCGCAGATGCAGACGCAGGGAATCAGCCGACGAGGGCTCTTGGCGGGCGCAGCCGCGGTCGGGGCAACGGCGACCGCCATCGGTAGCGGTGGTCCGGCTCGGGCACGATCGATCGCCCGCGGGTTGCAGTGGCGCGGCGTCGGCTACGAGATCACCGACGGCGGCTATCCGGCGACCGGCTGGAACGCGAACCGGATGCGACACGACATTCGAGCGATCCGCCGCGATCTGCACGCCAACTCGGTCACGGTGTTCGGTGACGGCGTCGAGCGCCTGCTCGCGACGGCCACAGAGGCAGCGGAGCGCGGGCTCCGCGTCTGGCTCCAGCCGCGCCTCGCGGACCGACCACATTCGGAGATCCTGGACCATCTCGCGGAGACCGCTCGCGGCGCCGAGCGACTGCGTCGTGAGGGCGCGAGCGTCAACCTGAGCGTCGGCTGCGAGTTCGTCCTGTTCGTACCGGGCATCGTTCCCGGTGACGACGTATTCGAGCGGATCGAGAACCTGCAGAGCGGCAACTTCGACCCTGAGCGCATGCAACGCCGGCTGGCCGCGTTCATCGGTCGCTCCGCCGCGATGGGGCGATCGACGTTCCACGGTCCGATCAGCTACGGCGCGGCGGAGGGCGAGGTCGTCGACTGGTCACTGTTCGACATCGTCAGCGTCAACTACTACGCGTTCCACCAGCACCGCAGCGCGTACGTCCGCCAGCTCCGCCGGTACGGACGCTGGGGCAAGCCGGTGATGATCTCGGAGTTCGGCTCGTGCACCTACCGCGGCGCACCGAAGGACGGCGGCATGGGCTGGGCGATCGTCGACTACGACGGTACCGAGGAGACGATCAAGCCCGGGTACGTCCGCAGCGAACGTACGCAGGCCCGATACGTGGACGAGCTGATCGGCATCTTCTCCGAGCTGGGCTTGTACGGCGCGAGCGTCTACTCCTTCGCCGTGCCAGACGCACCGCATCGCCCTCGCCGCAAGTACGACCTCGACATCGCTTCGTACGGGCTCGTCAAGCCGCGCTGGGGTGATCGTCACCGGCCGACCGCCGACTGGACCTGGGAGCCCAAGGAGGCGTTCTACGCGGTCGCGCGCCGCTACGGGCGCGAGGAGCGCCGGCCAGACTTCGGATCGAACCCGTCAAATCGATAGCTCGAATGGTGCCTCGAGTTTGGGAAACATCGGGAAATGCTTGACGTTCAGCGTGGCCAGGCCAAGGCCTTCGATCGCGGCGGTGGCGGCGATCAGGTAGTCACCGACATCGATCCCCGAGTGTGATCTGCGGTAGGTCCGAGCGAAGTCGGCCGCGCGCCAGGCAATCCGCTCGGTCACTGGACGGATCTCCAGGCTCGTCAAGAGTCGCATCAACTCGCGCTTCTCGGGCGCCCGCATCCCACCGGCGATCTCGGTGATACCGACCATGCTGACCGCAAGTGACCCGCTCTCGCGACGGACGCGTTCCAGCCATTCGGTTGCCTGGGAGTGTCCGCGCAGGTGTGCGATCAGAACATCGCTGTCGACGAGGATCACGACCCGCGCAGCGCCTCCAAGTACGCGGCACGATCCCCACTGCCGCGTTCGAACAGATCCGCATCGCACCACGCACCGGCGGACTCTCTGATGGCCGCAAGATCCGACTCGAGGTCGCTGTGCGCCATCCCGATACCGCGGTCGATGAGCCGACGGACGACTTCGGCCCGTGATCTTCCCTCGGCCGCGGACGATGTCTGCGTCAGGCGCCGCGCTCGGCCCACCATGCGAGCAGCGCATCGCGAGCAGCGTCCTCGCCGAGCGGACCGCGATCCATCCGCAGCTCCATCAGGAAGCGGTACGCCTCGCCCACCTCGCGGCCCGGGCCGATGCCGAGGGCCGCCATGATCTGGTTGCCGTCGAGATCGGGCCGGAGGGAGGCGAGCTCCTCCTGCTCGGCGAGCCGCTCGATGCGGTGCTCGAGATCGTCGTACACGCGCTGCAGCCGTTGCGCCTTGCGCAGGTTGCGCGTCGTGCTGTCGGCGCGGGTGAGCACGTGTAACCGGTCGAGCTGGTCACCCGCATCGCGCACATATCGGCGGACGGCGGAGTCGGTCCACTCTCCCGTGCCGTAGCCGTGGAACCGCAGATGCAGCTCGACGAGCTTGGCGACGTCGTCGATCAGGTCGCCCGAGAACCGCAGGGCACGCATCCGCTTGCGGACCAGCTTCGCGCCCACCACATCGTGATGGTGGAACGTGACCGTCCCGTCGGGCTGGAACTTGCGCGTACGCGGCTTGCCGATGTCGTGCAGCAGAGCGGCAAGCCGGATCGTCAGGTCGGGCGGATCCTCGAGGCGATGCTCGAGGTCGATCGCCTGCTCCAGGACCTTGAGTGAGTGCTCGTACACGTCCTTGTGCCGGTGATGCTCGTCTCGCTCCAGCCGCAGGGCCGGCAGCTCCGGGAGTACGTGGTCGGCAAGACCGGTGTCGACGAGCAGCGTCAGACCCACCCGCGGATATCGCCCGAGCAGCAGCTTCACCAGCTCGTCGCGTACGCGCTCGGCGGAGACGATCTCGATCCGGTCGGCCATCTCACGCATCGCCGCAACCACCGGCTCGGCCGGCCGGAACCCGAGCTGGGACGCGAACCTGGCGGCCCGCATCATTCGCAAGGGATCGTCGCCGAACGACACCTCCGGCTCGACCGGGGTGCGCAGCACTCCCGCCGCAAGGTGGTCGACCCCACCGAACGGGTCGACGAAGGTGTGCTCGGGAACGGTGACCGCCATCGCGTTGACGGTGAAATCGCGACGCGCGAGATCGCCCTCGAGTGAGTCGCCGAACTCGACCGAGGGCTTGCGGGTCTCCCCGTCGTACGCGTCGCTGCGGTACGTGGTGATCTCGATCTGCGCATCGCCCTTGCGGCATCCGATCGTGCCGTACGCTCGGCCGATCGTCCAGACGGCGTCGGCCCAGCCGCGCACGATCGCCTCGACCGCATCGGGCCGCAGGGACGTGGTGAAGTCGAGGTCGGTGCCGAGCCGGTCGAGGAGCGCATCGCGTACCGACCCGCCGACCAGCGCGAGTGCGCCGCCACGGTCCTCGAACAACCGACCGAGCTCGTCGACCACCGGCGCGACGCGCAGCAGCGCCCGGATGGCGTTTCGCTGTGCGGTCGACAGGTCGACCGGCGGAACTGGATCGGGAGGACGGGACACGACGGACCATCGTAGGCCGAGTCCCGTGGCTGTGCGCCGACGGGTGAGCGGGTCGTCGGTCCCGATCCCGGCCCCGGGGAGTCGACCCGAGTGTTGCAACACTCACCCTGTGCCATCGGCTCAAGCATCGCCATCCCTCTAACATGGCGCAGTGACCAACGGCGGTACGGACTTCAGGCGACTCGTCGCCGCAGTGTCTGCACTGCTCTGTCTCGGGGCACTGATCTCCGGTCTTTCCGACGTCTCGACCGCGGCGACGCCAACTCCACGCTCGACGAGCGCGGCGTCGGCTCCGGCGAGCCAGGCCCGGGCCGACGGCGACGAGGTCGACGTCACGATCCGCCGGACCAACAGCACGTACATCGAGAAGCGCGAGCCGATCGTGGTGCATGCGACGGCCACGAACCGCTCCGACCACGTGTGGAAGAACGTCAAGGCTTACCTCGTCATCAGCCCCGGACCGATGACCGACGCGGACTCCGTCGCGGCGACCGCCGACGGCCCCGCGGACACCTACATCAACGAGCGGATCTTTCGCCCGTTCCGGTTGATCTCCGACGTCGGGCGTCTCGGCGTCGGAAAGTCGAAGCGATTCAGGGTGCGGGTTCCGTACAAGTTCCTCGGCCTCGGGTCGAACCCGCAGGAAGGGGTCTATCAGGTCGCCGTCGAGATCACCGGCACGGACGAGGAAGGCCTTCGCGA harbors:
- a CDS encoding type II toxin-antitoxin system VapC family toxin, producing MILVDSDVLIAHLRGHSQATEWLERVRRESGSLAVSMVGITEIAGGMRAPEKRELMRLLTSLEIRPVTERIAWRAADFARTYRRSHSGIDVGDYLIAATAAIEGLGLATLNVKHFPMFPKLEAPFELSI
- a CDS encoding CCA tRNA nucleotidyltransferase produces the protein MSRPPDPVPPVDLSTAQRNAIRALLRVAPVVDELGRLFEDRGGALALVGGSVRDALLDRLGTDLDFTTSLRPDAVEAIVRGWADAVWTIGRAYGTIGCRKGDAQIEITTYRSDAYDGETRKPSVEFGDSLEGDLARRDFTVNAMAVTVPEHTFVDPFGGVDHLAAGVLRTPVEPEVSFGDDPLRMMRAARFASQLGFRPAEPVVAAMREMADRIEIVSAERVRDELVKLLLGRYPRVGLTLLVDTGLADHVLPELPALRLERDEHHRHKDVYEHSLKVLEQAIDLEHRLEDPPDLTIRLAALLHDIGKPRTRKFQPDGTVTFHHHDVVGAKLVRKRMRALRFSGDLIDDVAKLVELHLRFHGYGTGEWTDSAVRRYVRDAGDQLDRLHVLTRADSTTRNLRKAQRLQRVYDDLEHRIERLAEQEELASLRPDLDGNQIMAALGIGPGREVGEAYRFLMELRMDRGPLGEDAARDALLAWWAERGA